One stretch of Desulfocurvus vexinensis DSM 17965 DNA includes these proteins:
- a CDS encoding two-component system sensor histidine kinase NtrB has translation MSKKTVHRPKSEIRERERTEKESLRLRNLLKNVTDSMPSLLMVVDNEGRVTQWNHQAEREAGRSAAQALGLPLAEAAPELASQVENVRLAIATRLPRETLKVPVRRNAQTRFKDITVYPLLEADEVEGAVIRVDDVTERVRIEEMMVQTEKMLSVGGLAAGMAHEINNPLGGILQAVQNMERRLSPGMPANDRAAEAVGTTVQTVRAYLAERNILRMIEGIRDSGVRAARIVQNMLNFSRKSESQMAPQDLNSLLDDTVELASSDYDLKKQYDFRKIRIIREYQADLPPTPCTRTEVEQVILNLLKNSAQAMALSPVPGRAPAITLRTGVRDQHAFIEVRDNGPGMDEATRKRVFEPFFTTKDPGIGTGLGLSVSYFIITNNHGGEFSVESTPGMGTVFTILLPLH, from the coding sequence CCCTGCGCCTGCGCAACCTGCTCAAGAACGTCACCGACTCCATGCCCTCGCTGCTCATGGTGGTGGACAACGAAGGCCGCGTGACGCAGTGGAACCATCAGGCCGAGCGCGAGGCCGGGCGCAGCGCGGCCCAGGCCCTGGGCCTGCCCCTGGCCGAGGCCGCCCCGGAGCTGGCCTCGCAGGTGGAGAACGTGCGTCTGGCCATCGCCACGCGCCTGCCCCGTGAGACCCTCAAGGTGCCCGTGCGCCGCAACGCCCAGACCCGCTTCAAGGACATCACCGTCTACCCCCTGCTGGAGGCCGACGAGGTCGAGGGCGCCGTCATCCGCGTGGACGACGTGACCGAGCGCGTGCGCATCGAGGAGATGATGGTCCAGACCGAGAAGATGCTCTCGGTGGGCGGGCTGGCGGCGGGCATGGCCCACGAGATCAACAACCCCCTGGGCGGCATCCTCCAGGCCGTGCAGAACATGGAGCGCCGCCTCTCGCCGGGCATGCCCGCCAACGACCGCGCCGCCGAGGCCGTGGGCACCACGGTGCAGACCGTGCGCGCCTATCTGGCCGAGCGCAACATCCTGCGCATGATCGAGGGCATCCGCGACTCGGGCGTGCGCGCCGCGCGCATCGTGCAGAACATGCTCAACTTCAGCCGCAAGAGCGAGTCGCAGATGGCCCCGCAGGACCTCAACTCCCTGCTGGACGACACGGTGGAGCTGGCCTCGAGCGACTACGACCTCAAGAAGCAGTACGACTTCCGCAAGATCCGTATCATCCGCGAATACCAGGCCGACCTGCCGCCCACGCCCTGCACGCGCACCGAGGTCGAGCAGGTCATCTTGAACCTGCTCAAGAACTCGGCCCAGGCCATGGCCCTGTCGCCCGTGCCGGGCCGCGCCCCGGCCATCACCCTGCGCACCGGGGTGCGCGACCAGCACGCCTTCATCGAGGTGCGCGACAACGGCCCGGGCATGGACGAGGCCACGCGCAAGCGCGTGTTCGAGCCCTTCTTCACCACCAAGGACCCCGGCATCGGCACCGGGCTCGGGCTGTCGGTGTCCTACTTCATCATCACCAACAACCACGGCGGCGAATTCAGCGTGGAGTCCACGCCGGGCATGGGCACGGTCTTCACCATCCTGCTGCCCCTGCACTAG